Genomic DNA from Desulfobulbaceae bacterium:
GTAAGCAGAGGCGAGAGCAGGTCTTCACGGAACAGGATTTCAGCCCCAAGGATAGTATCGAATGGCTTAAGAGTCGACGGCTTGGTCCAGTCAATAAAACGGCATTCAACCTTAAGACCGTTGGCTGCAGCGCTGACTCTCTGAAAATCGAGTATCCGTTGCTCATAGTCACTCAAGGTCACCCGAAACCCCTTGGCAGCGGCCACCAGACCAGGGGCGCCCAATCCAGCGCCCAACTCCAGCAGACGAGAAGCAGAGGTTACCGGCAAAGTCGCCGCGACATCGGCTAAGACCATGGCCGACTCCCAGAGCTTTATCCAAAAAGGAAACTCGGAAACATTTTTAAAGGGATCCCTCCCTTTTAAGACACACTCCAAGTCCTGGACCTTCAGTAATTGAATCTCAACATCCCGGGTCCGAAAAGGCTCAAAGGCAACCTTGTAATCTTTCCTGATCTTCCGTAGAAGTTCTGCCGCATTTTCGGGTAAATCCTTAGCAATTGACATAGGATAAGGGTCCTTTCCCTGCCACCGAGGGGCAAGGTGTCTATAGGGGCCGTCACAAAAAATACCTTGGGCACTGTTGATCGTTTCCTGACGACTCCTTTTGCCGATTCGGCGATCAAGAATGATCAAGTTACTTTTTTACAACGGCTTAGCAATTTAACGAAACATGGTCCAAACCACGACGCCAGCAAGCACTATACGATAATAGGCAAACACAGCGAAGGACCTAGTCTGAATATAACGCATCAAAAAAGCGATAAACAAATAACCGGAAATAGCTGAGGCCAGAAAACCATACAGGAAAAATGCCTCTTGACCAGGAGGAAACCCCTCCTTGATAATCTTGACCAAGTGCAGCAATCCGGCCCCAGCAACAATCGGCGCCGACATCAAAAACGAAAACCTTGCTGCCGTCGGCCGGTCCAAGTTCCGAAACAGACCAACAGTCATCGTGATCCCGCTCCTGGACACTCCTGGGACCAAGGCACAGGCCTGCGCCAGCCCAATGATAATGGCATCGACAAGAGTCAACTCATGAAAACTGCGACCGCGGCGGCCAATCTTCTCGGCCCAAAGCAGGATCAGACCAAGTCCGGCCAAGGTAGACGCCACCACCGCCGGTTGACGAAGGTTTGCTTCAATCTGATCACCAAACAACTTGCCCAACACAGCGGCCGGAATAGTAGCAACAAAGAGAAGCAGGGCCAAGTGCTGATTAGCACATACGGTTTCATCCGAACGGTCAGGGCGCAGCATTGCTCTGAAAAGGGCCAAGAATTCTTTTCTGAAGTAAACGAGAATCGCAAGCAGGGTCCCCATGTGCAGGGCCACATCAAAAGCCATGCTCGCTTCCTGAATGTGAAAAAAGGCCTCCGCCAGAACCAGATGGCCAGAACTCGAAACCGGCAAAAACTCTGTTGCCCCCTGTAGCAGACCCAATAAAATTGCCTTTACAAACTCCATTTCACAATCCTTCGTCCTTAACAAGGGGTGATAAACTACGTTGAAAGAACTTCCATGAAAACAAAAAAAGAGCCATCCAATCATACGACTGGACAGCTCTTTAGGAATTTCAGCCTAAGCTGAAACCTATGAGGGGAATTAACAACCCTCGACAGCCTTCTTCTTGTTAGGACTAACTTTGATTGGCTGACCGACTTCAATTTTTGCAGTATCTTTGTCCTTACACTCCAGAGTAACAGTCGTTCCCTCAACTGCCTTGACATCACAGGTGAATGAATGAGCCACTACAACCGTACCAGCGGTGAATGCCAATGCCATTGCTAACGCCATGATCTTCTTCATCTTTGCTCTCTCCTTGGTGAAATTAATGTTTTACTGCCTCCGCTACAATCAGCGTCCAACGGAATCATCTCCGTCTCACGCAACTACTCAAAAACCGATTAATTTACTAGGAGAAGAGTACCAAAAAAAAAAATCCTGTCAACCATAAATATGTGCATCGTAGTAGCTAGAGGGTCAAAATTTATTGTAAAATCTGTTTTACATCCTCGACAAAGGTCTCATGGCTGGTCCACCCATCGAAGCGCTTGCGCACTGTTCCAGACTGATCAACTAAAAATGATGCCGGGATACCAAAAATCCCCCCAAAATCACGGCTTATTTGGGAGTTCCCCATTATCACCGGATAATTAATTCCAGTCTTATCAATAATCTTCTGAACAGGTCCCTCTCCGCCTTGGTCCATGGACACGCCGATAACTGCCAACCCTTGGGGACCAAACTCCTTTTGCAGACTGATCAATGACGGGATTTCCTGGACACACGGACCGCACCACGTCGCCCAGAAGTTAATCAACACGGCCTTGCCACGTAATTTTGTAATATCAACCACCTTTTGGTCCTGAACAGCTGGCAGAGCAAAATCAGGGACCTTCACCGCCGCTTGAGCTACCCCCCCACATCCTATCCACAAGGTGACAACCAGCATGCCCACCATTTTTTTCCATATCGATGATTTCATTACCTCTCCCTTCCCCATGTTAAATTGTTGTCTCACCACCCAAACCACAGAGCAACCACTTCCCGGCGATGCCAAATCCACGGGCAGAATACACCACCCTTTCCGGCACAACTTAATAATATAATAAGCACGGTATACTTTTTTTACAATTAGTCAGAATTATTTTACCTGTCAACGAAAAGACAGGGATGGATCATGTCCGTACGTCTATCAAGGCATAGCGACCGACCACCCCAACCTTGGAGGTCAAATCATCTTTCAATGCCCTGAGACAATCGACTGGACCGGACCGACAGGTAATGACTGTTGCCGCGCCAGTCACTCGCTCAAGCGCTTGGACCAAAAGGGCAAGGTGCTGGCGAACGTGTTCGGCCGCCTCTGCGGTGGCCAGGGTGATAACCCCCGACACTGACTGTGGACGAGTTGAAAGGGAAATGTGAATATCACCAAGCCGACTCATGGCGAGATAAAAAGAGAGATTGGTGATTTCTCCGTCCGCTCCGACCTCTCCTCCCTCTCTCTGATCAAAAGAAAAAAGCCACTCACCCTTTCCTGCCTGCTCTGCAAAAAAAATCGGAAAGATAACATAGTCACCTCCGACACTTCCCCCGGTCGTCTGATTAACTAAGACATGTGCATCAACCAACTGACTTACTTTCTGGGCGGCAAGAGTCTCAGCGCTCCCTGCCTGAACAGTGCCTGGCAGGATCGATTTCCTATCATACGACTGCCACTGGCTGAACTGAACCATGGTCTTGGCAAGCTTGACGGGGTCGACCCGACCATCCATAGCATGGCCATCCCAAAAGGCACGGACCATCTCCTCCTGAGTCAACTTCGAGCAAACTCCATCCAAGCCAAACATCCCCGGCAACATGACCCGCAGAAGATTCAAAACCGCATTCGCCTTACCAGCCTCTGCCAGTAATGGGCTCCCCCCTGCGTGTGCCACTTGAAATAGGAATTCACGACCAACTGGCAAAGCACTGACCGCTGTCGCTCGAAAAGTTCCAGCGTCCGTCTCCACAATCAGCATCCCTGACGCATCGATGCTGGCCACCCGGCCTTTGAGCACCTGCCCCAGAGCTAGCCCCTCCCCCCCCACCTCTACCGCCTGCTTCTCACCCCCCGCCCCATGAGTCGACCGGATCCGGAAAGGATCCACAAGCGAAGAGTCGCCGATCTTCATGGTCTGCCGGGACAAGGCAGCATCACAACCGCCTCGGTCCCATGCTCTTGCCTGGCAATTACGAACTGCCCTTTATGGGCGGCAACAATCCGCTCTACCATTGTTAACCCTATACCCGACCCATACGTCTTAGTAGTGAAAAAAGGCTCCCGGGCACGACGAAGCTGCTCATCATCAATGCCAGTTCCAGTATCCTTAATCACAATTTTCAGCCAATCAACTTCACGGATCATTTGAATGATCAAATGCCCGCCATCAAACATCGCCTCAATTGCGTTCTTGATCAGATGAACCAGAACCTTCTGAATCATCAAGGGATCAACCTCAACTGTCAACTCGGGGTTCGGAAAGACCACCTCTACCACGATATGGCGTTTTGTCGTCTCACCTTGCAGAAGAAGCAGGGCATTGTGCAACAGAGGGTAAAAAAGAGTTGGTTCCGGATGAATCTCGTCCTGGGTCACGAACTCGAAAAGCTCAGATAGTGTTGTCTCCAGGCGCCCCGCTTCTTTATACACCAGATCAGCATAGTGAGCCAATTCCTGATCCTGCGCCTTCTTGGCCATAATTCGGGCCACACCGCCAATAGAGGTGATCGGGTTGCGCAGGGTATGGAGCATCTGCGCTGCCATGTGGCCCAAGGCAGAAAACCGTTCCGCCTCAACTAACATGTCTTTGTTCTTATCAAGCTCTCGATTAAGTTCCTCCAGCTGAACAATGGTCTTCTGCATATCCATATTCAGATGAGTATGTTCGATAACCAAACTCGCCTGGCTGGAGAAAAGCTCCAAGGCGCTGACATGACTCTCGCTGATCGGCTGCCTGGTAACATAATTATCAGCAATAATTACCCCCAAAGCCCGGTGAGGCGAAAATAGTGGCACAACCACAAAATCCTCCGTGCCTAAAAATTTCACCATATCATCAAACGAAGAACCATTAGCCCTGCCGCCAACAACGGTAATGCTCCGCCGCTCCATAGCGGCACGAATCAGGATATGTTTGCTGTCGCTCAAGGGGATCTCCAACCCCCTGATCAGCCGATTAAGGCCCATGTCCTCGGTCCCGACCCGACAGAGTTTGACGTTATTTACCACCTCAAAAAAATCAAGCTGCTTCTGTTGCAATTCAGACCAGACCCTCCACGCCTCTTCCCGACAGCCAGGACCAATGGCAAGACGACCTTTAAGCACCTGATTATCGGTGTCGAACATGGCAAGAAATGCCCGATTGAAACGCAGACCTTCATTGGCGGTGATCCCGACCAGAATAGCCTGCAGAATCTCGTCAAGCTCCACTGAGTTGAGATACACTGAGTTCATCTTCAGGGAGAGTTGATGCATCAACTGGATACGGAAATTAGCATTTTCCAGGTCACTTTGATACTGCCGGTTCTGGATTATCAGTCGTCTCTTTTCTAAATTTTTGATCACGGAACGCAGGATCTCATTGAGCCGAACCGGTTTAGCCAAAAAGTCATCAGCGCCCTGCCGGATACAATCCATCGCGGTCTCAAGATCCGCGATTCCAGTCAGCATAATAACAGCAAGCAGAGGATATTGTTCTCTAACCTGAGCCAGGATCTCCTGACCTGTCATGTCCGGCAGGCCTATATCAAGGACCAACAAGGCAACAGGCATAGAACGCAGCAAGTCAAGACAAGCCTGGCCGCTAGTTACCTCTTTTACCGACAGTCCATTCTCCTCGAAAAACACCCGGATGGGTTCGCGAATCAAAAGATCATCATCGACAATCAAGATGACCTCTCCGGCACTCAGGAGATCGGCATGATAACCTGTGTCGGTATGCTGAAATCCAGAAAAATTGATATTCATGAAAACCTGCCCAAAACAGTTATGAAGTGTAACAAACTACTCTCCCGGTCAATTAGCTAATTAGGATAAAGATGATGGTCTCGCAAAAAGTCACGGGATGGCTAAGCAAAAGGGCCGATATACAAGGCGCAGTGTGCTTTTGCGAATGAGGCCACACATATGGTGTGCCGAATGAACAAAAGTGCGCTGCAACGCAGTAGATCGGGCTTTTTGCGACGCCATCAAAGATAATACAATTAAAACAGACAGCTTCTTTTGCCAGAAAAAGCGCTGTTGATGGTATCTACACCAAACACAAGTAATTTAATTCCACTGGAATGTATCTAACATATCCCTCTCAAAATTTAAACGGACTCGCTGCTCCGCACAATTACTGTAGATGTTCACAGTGCTGCAGATGCGCGAAAGAGGCCTGTGCGCTATACATATGGTATGCGAACCAGGCCGATGACAAAGCAGATGCGGCGCTGCTGAACGTTTACCAATTACTCTACCACAGCAAAAAGACGGTAAGGCCGCTGTTGCACGAGAAAGATCAAGGATACTACCAAAGGATAAGTCCGGAAAAACTCTCACTCACTACAGCTTTAGTTACAGATAGCTTTGTCTGTCAAGCATAAAAAAAGGGCCATACCCGCCTTAACGGCAGACATGACCCTTATTTAATCGGGATATTTTAGAGAATTGAAGATTACATATCAACCATCAATTTATTACTCTCTTCATTCCAATCAACCACCACATACCAAATAGCCATAGCCGCCAGAATCAAGATCAAGGTCCCACTATACCCCAAGAAGGTGTCCGGCATATAGACATAAGACCCCAACTTCCCACTGCCCTCGAAGTCTCCACTCTTAAACCAAGCATCCACCAAGGCGTTAGTAACACCAAAGAACGGCACCACAATCCATAACTTAATCTGGCCTTCACCAACCCGCCAGAGGGTTCCGGTACCACAACCGCCAGCCAACATGGCGCCAAAACCAAAGACCATGCCACCAACCACGCCGCCCCAACCAAAGGTGCCGCGTACATAGTTGCCAGTTGCCAAAACAGGGATACTCTCCTCAAGAACACTGACCCCATCAACATTTTCAAGCACTCCGTCCATATCAAGATCCTCAGCCTGATCGGAAACCTCAGCGACCACTGAGCTGAAGGTTGAACGGATATTGCTCAAACGCTCAGGGACCGGGTACTTCAACACCACAGCGCCAATAGCAACGATACAGACACTGAGAGCCACAGCCTTAGCCATGGTACAGTCGCCTGTCATGTGTGGCTCACGAAAACCCTGGATCATACACCACCGGCCACGCTGCATGGCATAACCCAAGACAGCGGCAATCAGCATCATACCTCCGAGCGACGCTGCATAACCATCCTCACTGATACTATAAGTATGTGCTCCCCAGAGCAAGGCCAGGATAGCAGCAAGACCAAACACACCCTGCAAGGCTTTCGGCAGTTCAATGGTCTTACCGCCGCCGCTACCCCAACTGACATTCTCCATCTCCCAATAGATGTACTTCAAGCCACCGATAGCCCCGAAGATTAATCCCAGCCACATGGCAAAGCCATGGGCCGACAGATTACCGATAGCATTATAAAAGCCTCCGACATTACACCCACCGGCAAGACTCGCGCCAACACCCATTACAATACCAGCCACTACAGCCTTAGCCCGCTCCAAAACAGGTGGGATACGAATTGCGAAATCGCTTCCCAGATTAGCCGAGATAAACGCGCCAACAACGAAACCAATGCCGATCACTGAGCCTGAATCGAAAAGAACTGATCGTGGAGCCTCACTGGCAAGACCTGCCCCGTATAAAATCCAATCACCCCAATTTCTTACTGCGCCCACTGCGCCCCAGGGACGCCACCACGCCATGGCCAGAATACTGAAAAGACCAACGATGATACCCACCGTATTGGCGCTCCACTCATCCTGACATAATTTTTTGTATAACCCTTGAACCTTGCCCACAAAGACGCTTTCCTCTGCCATGCCGTTCCCTCCCCTTTGTTAACAAAAGATGCTTACAAGTGGACCACAAACGAGTGTCCGTGAAACTACCTAAAAAGGCCCACCAACACTACGCTGTAGCAGTCACTACCTCACAGAATACCCACCTTCTACCCAGCTGATAATATTTTGTCAAGTAAGATAACATCCCGCCCTGTCAACAAAAGCAAGCAAACACGCCAGAAGAATGAATTATCATTCATTTACCCCTTGACATCAAAATTAATCGTTGGTAGACAGAAATTGAAAAGGTACATAAATAGCAATCTGTCATTCATACTACAATGTCAAAGGAGACCACTTATGAGCATTACTGCCCCTGCTGATGTTAAAGCAAATCTGACCCTCGACGCAAAAGGTTTGAGCTGTCCCATGCCCCTCCTCCGCACCAAGAAAGAGATCAGCAAATTAAAGTCCGGTGAGATTCTCGAAGTTCTCGGCACAGACCCGGGCTCACGCAACGATCTGCCCGGCTGGTGCGAAAAAAGTGGGCACACCTTCGTTGGAGAGAGAGAAGGTGATGGTTGTATCCATTTTTTCATCAAAAAAGGTTAATTCACACGGCAGGTAACTGACATGGCGCATCAGCCACTTTTGGATGCGCCACTATTTTTTTTAAGGGAGAGAGAAAATGGCAAAAAGTCTAGGAATTTTTGTTACCAATCCCAACCAGATGCGACATGTCATGGGTGTAACCAAGGCAGCGCTGGCCAAGGGATCAAAGGTTAAGGTATTTTTCACCTGGTGGGGCACCAAACTGACCGCCACGCCTGAATTTGCAGAATTATGTTCACTTGAAAACGTCGACGCCTCCATCTGTGCCGACAGTTACGGCAAGGCAGGATTCGATGTCAATGTTGTGCCCAAAGGACTCACCAAGGAAAAAATGGGGACCCAGGCCCAACATGGCGCAATCATCGAAGAGTACGACTGCTACCTGACCTTATAAGAGAGGAGAAACACAATGTCTAAAAAAGTATGCTTCATCCCCAGACATAATGACTACGTCCATGACTCCATGCGGTCAGCCCTTGGTCTGGCCGTTGAGAACATGTACTCGTTCTGCGCGATCGTTGATATCACCGTTCCGGCACTGGATGATTACAACAGAGAAAATCTTGATTGGATCAGAGACATGGAAGGCGAGGTCTACTCAAACGTAGACGCTAACGTCGAGACCAACGACATGGCCAAAATCACCCTTGAGGAACTCGGACAGAAACTGCGGGAAATGGACATTATTGTCCCTTACGGGATCGTCTGATAACCAACGTTAATAACTTGCACTTATTTTGAGGAGTCCAAGATGAAAATCTTAAACGTATACCGTTCCGCCCCTGACGCCACGACCAAGAAACTGGTCGAGATCGTCACCGAAGGCCGCGATACTGACACCTTTGATCTCAACGTTGACGCTCCGGATTACGGAACACTCGTTGATAAGATCTTTGCCGCCGACCAGACCATCTGCTGGTGGTAATCAGTCTTTCGCCTACAACGTAAAAAAAAGCCCCCTGGCCATACCTGGCAGGGGGCTTTTTTTTAGATCCTTGCGATCCTTTTTAAGCCCTGATCCCCTGTTCTCCAACCAATCGATCCATAAACGACAACAGAAATCCCCGCTGGTCGGGGGTAGCATAACAGGTACACGAGCAGTGAAGATTCGACTCGCTCCGAATCAACAGCTCAAAAGAGACAAAGTCATCACCCACCTCCACGGCAAAGGCAAAAGGTCCGCACGCCCCATGGCCTTCTTGAGCCGCACCCAAAAGTCTGGGTGGGATATCAAGCCAATAGAGACCTTCTACTCCGGCCACACGACTGTTGGCAGCCAGAAATTCCTTCGCTTTAGCCGCTTCATCGTTACTCAGTTCATTGATTAATAGTTGCCGCATAAGTCCCTTCCTCAACACAATTCATAATCGCAAAAGTCCCTTCCTACAAAATCCTAAAAACACGCCAGCCCATGCCGACCATCCGTCGTGTAATCTTTTTGAACATAACTTGTCAACCTCCAAAGCCAAAAGAAAACGATCTGATTTTCTTTGCGCTCGCTTCACGCTTACGGTACATTCTCGTCCATAGTCCTGACAACACCTAACCAAAGGAGCGCCCATGAGCGACAATTGTCTGTTCTGTAAAATCATCAAAGGCCAGATCCCAGCGTCAAAGGTTTACGAGGATGACGACATTCTTGCCTTTCACGACATCAGCCCTCAGGCCCCAGTTCATTTTCTGGTCATCCCAAAAAAACACCTCAGCGGGCCTTCTGCAATAGGCGATGCCGACCGCGCCTTGATCGGCAAGGTGATGCAGATGGGCGCCACTCTTGCCAATGAGTTAGGAGAGAAAGACTTCCGTTTTGTGGTCAATAACGGGGCTGAAGCCGGACAGACCGTCTTTCACTTCCACCTGCACGTCCTTGGTGGCCGTTCCCTGAGCTGGCCTCCAGGGTGAGCTTACCTGCCATGCCGCCGGTCGTCTCCCTGATCGGCAAGGCCAACAGCGGCAAGACCACCTTCCTGGAAAAACTGATCCCGGCCCTTATCTCTTGCAGCGTCCGAGTAGGCACCATCAAGCACCATGTTCACGACTTCGACATGGACCGGCCCGGCAAGGACACTTGGCGCCACAAGCAGGCCGGGGCCTCTATTGTCGCCCTCTCTTCACCGACCGGCCTGGGCGTGATCCGTGATTCTGATCACGACCTCCCGCTTGATGAGGTGATCGGCCGATATTTCGGTGAAGTGGATATCGTCATCACCGAAGGCTACAAGAGCGGACCGGCCCCCAAAATAGAGATCTTCCGTTCAACCGCACATCGGACTCCCCTTGTCCGCGACCATACCTGGATCGCCTTGGTCAGCGACACAGAGATAGACTGTGAGCTGCCGGTCTTTACCCTTGATAATGCAGAAGGAGTGGCCCACTTTCTGATCGACACCCTCATCTCCTCCAGGAAACAATCGCTACCCCGGTAACTCCAGAATCCAAACCACTTTAAGAGATTTCTGCCGCAAACCCCCTTGAAATCCCACCGCAAAATGGGTTAAATAAGTACTACCTTTATATGTTTTATGCTCTGATCGCCGGCAACAAAACTTCAACTCACTGAACCCCTACTCACTGCCGATTACCCCAAAGGAAACTTATGCTTGAACTACGATTCATTCGCGAAAATGCTGAATTAGTGAAGAAAAAAATGCTCTATCGCAGCCACGACGGCAGCAAGATAGACCGCTTCGTGATCATCGACCAGGAACGCCGTCAACTACTCACCGAGGTCGAAGGCCTGCGTAATACCCGCAAGACCGTCTCTCAACAGATAGCCGGGTTAAAGGCCAAGCAGCAGGATGCTGAAAGTCTGGTTCTTGAGATGCGAGCAGTTGGCGACCAGATCAAGGAACTCGAACAGCGCCTGGCCACTATCGAAGCCGACCTCAATGACATTGTCATGGAGATCCCCAACCTTTGCCAGGACTCTGTCCCCTTTGGCAACGACGACCGAGACAACCTTGAAATCAAACGAATTGGCCACCCACCGACATTTAACTTCACTCCCAAGCCCCACTGGCAACTGGGGGAGGAGTTAGGCATCATTGATTTTGACCGGGCAGCCAAACTCTCCGGCGCCCGTTTTGCCGTGCTCAAGGGGATGGCCTCGCGCCTGGAGCGGGCCTTGATCAACTTCATGCTCGACCTTCACACCCAAAGACACGGCTACCAAGAGGTGCTGCCACCTTTTCTGGTCAACAGCGCCTCCATGACCGCCACCGGTCAACTTCCGAAATTTGAGGAGGATCTGTTCCGAGCCCAAGGTTGGGACCTTTATCTGATCCCCACCGCCGAGGTGCCGGTCACCAATCTCCACCGCGACGAGACCTTAGCCGAAAAGGAACTGCCCGTTAAATATGTAGCCTATACCCCCTGCTTCCGCTCGGAGGCAGGCTCCTACGGTAAAGATACCCGAGGCCTGATCAGGCAACATCAATTCGACAAGGTGGAACTGGTCAAGTTCACCACTCCCGAGACATCTGCCGCTGAACTTGAATCCCTGCTTGGCGACGCGGAAGAGGTGCTGCAACTGCTGGAACTGCCCTACCGCGTAGTGGCTTTGTGCAGTGGAGATCTGGGGTTCTCATCCAGCAAGACTTACGATATCGAAGTCTGGATGCCAGCCCAAAACACCTACCGGGAGATTTCATCCTGCAGCAACTTCGCTGACTTTCAGGCACGACGAGGCGGCATCCGCTACCGTCCCCAGGCCGGAGGAAAAAGCAACCTGGTTCACACCTTA
This window encodes:
- a CDS encoding methyltransferase, producing MSIAKDLPENAAELLRKIRKDYKVAFEPFRTRDVEIQLLKVQDLECVLKGRDPFKNVSEFPFWIKLWESAMVLADVAATLPVTSASRLLELGAGLGAPGLVAAAKGFRVTLSDYEQRILDFQRVSAAANGLKVECRFIDWTKPSTLKPFDTILGAEILFREDLLSPLLTLFDKLLAPGGSIYLAHDLRRKTLYSFLDKAQTDYTIKAKKIELTSGDECCTVMLNCLQRKN
- the uppP gene encoding undecaprenyl-diphosphatase UppP, coding for MIGWLFFCFHGSSFNVVYHPLLRTKDCEMEFVKAILLGLLQGATEFLPVSSSGHLVLAEAFFHIQEASMAFDVALHMGTLLAILVYFRKEFLALFRAMLRPDRSDETVCANQHLALLLFVATIPAAVLGKLFGDQIEANLRQPAVVASTLAGLGLILLWAEKIGRRGRSFHELTLVDAIIIGLAQACALVPGVSRSGITMTVGLFRNLDRPTAARFSFLMSAPIVAGAGLLHLVKIIKEGFPPGQEAFFLYGFLASAISGYLFIAFLMRYIQTRSFAVFAYYRIVLAGVVVWTMFR
- a CDS encoding TlpA family protein disulfide reductase, with amino-acid sequence MRQQFNMGKGEVMKSSIWKKMVGMLVVTLWIGCGGVAQAAVKVPDFALPAVQDQKVVDITKLRGKAVLINFWATWCGPCVQEIPSLISLQKEFGPQGLAVIGVSMDQGGEGPVQKIIDKTGINYPVIMGNSQISRDFGGIFGIPASFLVDQSGTVRKRFDGWTSHETFVEDVKQILQ
- a CDS encoding flagellar hook-length control protein FliK: MKIGDSSLVDPFRIRSTHGAGGEKQAVEVGGEGLALGQVLKGRVASIDASGMLIVETDAGTFRATAVSALPVGREFLFQVAHAGGSPLLAEAGKANAVLNLLRVMLPGMFGLDGVCSKLTQEEMVRAFWDGHAMDGRVDPVKLAKTMVQFSQWQSYDRKSILPGTVQAGSAETLAAQKVSQLVDAHVLVNQTTGGSVGGDYVIFPIFFAEQAGKGEWLFSFDQREGGEVGADGEITNLSFYLAMSRLGDIHISLSTRPQSVSGVITLATAEAAEHVRQHLALLVQALERVTGAATVITCRSGPVDCLRALKDDLTSKVGVVGRYALIDVRT
- a CDS encoding response regulator, with product MNINFSGFQHTDTGYHADLLSAGEVILIVDDDLLIREPIRVFFEENGLSVKEVTSGQACLDLLRSMPVALLVLDIGLPDMTGQEILAQVREQYPLLAVIMLTGIADLETAMDCIRQGADDFLAKPVRLNEILRSVIKNLEKRRLIIQNRQYQSDLENANFRIQLMHQLSLKMNSVYLNSVELDEILQAILVGITANEGLRFNRAFLAMFDTDNQVLKGRLAIGPGCREEAWRVWSELQQKQLDFFEVVNNVKLCRVGTEDMGLNRLIRGLEIPLSDSKHILIRAAMERRSITVVGGRANGSSFDDMVKFLGTEDFVVVPLFSPHRALGVIIADNYVTRQPISESHVSALELFSSQASLVIEHTHLNMDMQKTIVQLEELNRELDKNKDMLVEAERFSALGHMAAQMLHTLRNPITSIGGVARIMAKKAQDQELAHYADLVYKEAGRLETTLSELFEFVTQDEIHPEPTLFYPLLHNALLLLQGETTKRHIVVEVVFPNPELTVEVDPLMIQKVLVHLIKNAIEAMFDGGHLIIQMIREVDWLKIVIKDTGTGIDDEQLRRAREPFFTTKTYGSGIGLTMVERIVAAHKGQFVIARQEHGTEAVVMLPCPGRP
- a CDS encoding YeeE/YedE family protein produces the protein MAEESVFVGKVQGLYKKLCQDEWSANTVGIIVGLFSILAMAWWRPWGAVGAVRNWGDWILYGAGLASEAPRSVLFDSGSVIGIGFVVGAFISANLGSDFAIRIPPVLERAKAVVAGIVMGVGASLAGGCNVGGFYNAIGNLSAHGFAMWLGLIFGAIGGLKYIYWEMENVSWGSGGGKTIELPKALQGVFGLAAILALLWGAHTYSISEDGYAASLGGMMLIAAVLGYAMQRGRWCMIQGFREPHMTGDCTMAKAVALSVCIVAIGAVVLKYPVPERLSNIRSTFSSVVAEVSDQAEDLDMDGVLENVDGVSVLEESIPVLATGNYVRGTFGWGGVVGGMVFGFGAMLAGGCGTGTLWRVGEGQIKLWIVVPFFGVTNALVDAWFKSGDFEGSGKLGSYVYMPDTFLGYSGTLILILAAMAIWYVVVDWNEESNKLMVDM
- a CDS encoding sulfurtransferase TusA family protein, yielding MSITAPADVKANLTLDAKGLSCPMPLLRTKKEISKLKSGEILEVLGTDPGSRNDLPGWCEKSGHTFVGEREGDGCIHFFIKKG
- a CDS encoding peroxiredoxin; its protein translation is MAKSLGIFVTNPNQMRHVMGVTKAALAKGSKVKVFFTWWGTKLTATPEFAELCSLENVDASICADSYGKAGFDVNVVPKGLTKEKMGTQAQHGAIIEEYDCYLTL
- a CDS encoding histidine triad nucleotide-binding protein, with amino-acid sequence MSDNCLFCKIIKGQIPASKVYEDDDILAFHDISPQAPVHFLVIPKKHLSGPSAIGDADRALIGKVMQMGATLANELGEKDFRFVVNNGAEAGQTVFHFHLHVLGGRSLSWPPG
- the mobB gene encoding molybdopterin-guanine dinucleotide biosynthesis protein B, translating into MPPVVSLIGKANSGKTTFLEKLIPALISCSVRVGTIKHHVHDFDMDRPGKDTWRHKQAGASIVALSSPTGLGVIRDSDHDLPLDEVIGRYFGEVDIVITEGYKSGPAPKIEIFRSTAHRTPLVRDHTWIALVSDTEIDCELPVFTLDNAEGVAHFLIDTLISSRKQSLPR
- the serS gene encoding serine--tRNA ligase → MLELRFIRENAELVKKKMLYRSHDGSKIDRFVIIDQERRQLLTEVEGLRNTRKTVSQQIAGLKAKQQDAESLVLEMRAVGDQIKELEQRLATIEADLNDIVMEIPNLCQDSVPFGNDDRDNLEIKRIGHPPTFNFTPKPHWQLGEELGIIDFDRAAKLSGARFAVLKGMASRLERALINFMLDLHTQRHGYQEVLPPFLVNSASMTATGQLPKFEEDLFRAQGWDLYLIPTAEVPVTNLHRDETLAEKELPVKYVAYTPCFRSEAGSYGKDTRGLIRQHQFDKVELVKFTTPETSAAELESLLGDAEEVLQLLELPYRVVALCSGDLGFSSSKTYDIEVWMPAQNTYREISSCSNFADFQARRGGIRYRPQAGGKSNLVHTLNGSGLAVGRTLAAIFENYQQENGEITIPEILKPYFTDRFSS